In a genomic window of Flavobacterium sp. KACC 22761:
- the sppA gene encoding signal peptide peptidase SppA: MKFLGNVIATVIGIFVFIMIFFFGVILIGAIFGGDDTVSVKKDSVIELNLKEIKNDYAGKYKDPWVTVFSEQKGIGITDVINAIEAAKTDDNIKGISILNDQSSLGLAQYKDLRNALESFKKSGKFVWAYANTYSQKEYYLNSVANTVYLNPAGDLDFKGLSSEVMFYKDFQDKSGIHMEVIRHGKYKSAVEPFLENKMSDANREQITALLNSIWATVSADISKSRNIPLPRLNEIANGLLARTPELAKANGLIDIIAYEDVYHNAIKKQLKVTGDDDYNKISIEDYTQNNVTTALTNTATDEIAIIYAQGEIESGEGDVNVIGEGSMRRALQEARKNDDVKAIVLRIDSPGGSALTSDLIWREIEVTKKVKPVVVSMGNYAASGGYYIACNANKIFAESNTITGSIGVFGILPNFSPLANKLGINTEQVKTHENSANYSPFVPVDEKFKAFTLEGVEQIYKTFVTHVAEGRKMTFDQVDAIAQGRVWSGSEALKIGLVDKIGGLNDAITEAAKMAKVKTYSTQNYPEYEKTFGDLLSKMPFAKSKEAFLKEEIGEENYLMIEQIKKLQKQKGVQAMMPFGINIK, encoded by the coding sequence ATGAAGTTTTTAGGAAATGTAATTGCCACAGTGATTGGTATTTTTGTATTTATCATGATATTCTTTTTTGGAGTAATCCTTATTGGAGCCATATTTGGAGGAGATGATACAGTTTCGGTTAAAAAGGATTCGGTTATAGAATTGAATTTAAAAGAAATCAAAAACGACTATGCCGGAAAGTATAAAGATCCATGGGTAACTGTTTTTTCAGAACAAAAAGGAATTGGCATCACCGATGTTATCAACGCCATAGAAGCTGCAAAAACAGACGATAACATCAAGGGAATTTCAATATTAAATGATCAATCTTCATTAGGACTTGCGCAATACAAAGATTTGAGAAACGCTCTTGAAAGCTTCAAAAAATCAGGAAAATTTGTTTGGGCTTACGCCAATACGTATTCGCAAAAAGAATATTATTTAAATTCTGTTGCCAATACGGTTTACTTAAATCCTGCTGGAGATTTAGACTTTAAAGGACTTTCATCTGAAGTGATGTTTTATAAAGATTTCCAAGACAAATCAGGCATTCACATGGAAGTGATTCGCCATGGAAAATACAAAAGCGCAGTTGAGCCGTTTTTAGAAAATAAAATGAGCGATGCCAACAGAGAACAAATTACTGCACTTTTAAATTCTATTTGGGCAACCGTTTCTGCCGATATTTCAAAAAGCCGAAATATTCCACTTCCAAGATTGAATGAAATTGCAAATGGCTTGTTGGCAAGAACTCCAGAATTGGCAAAAGCAAACGGGTTAATTGATATTATAGCTTATGAAGATGTTTATCACAACGCTATCAAAAAACAATTGAAAGTAACTGGCGATGACGATTACAATAAAATTTCAATTGAAGATTACACTCAGAATAATGTAACAACCGCTTTGACGAATACAGCAACTGACGAAATCGCAATTATTTACGCTCAAGGCGAAATTGAAAGTGGCGAAGGAGATGTCAACGTTATTGGCGAAGGCTCAATGCGACGTGCGCTTCAAGAAGCTCGAAAAAATGACGACGTAAAAGCAATTGTTTTAAGAATTGACAGTCCAGGAGGAAGCGCTTTGACTTCAGATTTGATTTGGAGAGAAATTGAAGTGACTAAAAAAGTAAAACCAGTTGTCGTTTCAATGGGTAATTATGCGGCTTCTGGAGGTTATTATATTGCTTGTAACGCTAATAAAATTTTTGCTGAAAGCAATACAATAACAGGTTCTATTGGGGTATTTGGAATATTGCCAAACTTTAGCCCATTAGCCAACAAATTAGGAATCAATACAGAACAAGTAAAAACTCACGAAAACTCAGCAAATTATAGTCCATTTGTTCCTGTTGACGAAAAATTCAAAGCTTTTACTTTAGAAGGAGTTGAGCAGATTTACAAAACATTTGTAACGCATGTTGCGGAAGGAAGAAAAATGACTTTTGACCAAGTTGATGCTATTGCACAAGGAAGAGTTTGGTCTGGAAGCGAGGCTTTAAAAATTGGTTTGGTGGACAAAATTGGTGGATTGAATGATGCGATTACTGAAGCTGCTAAAATGGCTAAAGTAAAAACATACTCAACTCAAAATTATCCGGAATACGAAAAGACTTTTGGTGATCTTTTATCAAAAATGCCTTTTGCAAAATCTAAAGAAGCTTTCCTTAAAGAAGAAATTGGCGAAGAAAACTACTTAATGATTGAGCAGATTAAAAAGCTTCAAAAACAAAAAGGAGTTCAAGCGATGATGCCTTTTGGAATTAACATTAAGTAA
- the folK gene encoding 2-amino-4-hydroxy-6-hydroxymethyldihydropteridine diphosphokinase encodes MKSQHQVVLSIGSNQGNRLANIESCIALIHQEVGTVIRVSKLYETPAWGFESDAFYNCALLLHTTSSAQKILNQVLKVEKQLGRIRSNQEGYQSRVIDVDIIAFDAEIIETEKLQIPHPLMQNRNFVLLPFNDLKLDWKHPVLQKTIQDLIAVSPDESVCTAVQNLKSPLQEIALEKFNYIAFEGNIGAGKTTLVHKIAEDFNAKTVLEGFADNPFLPKFYKDQNRYAFPLEMSFLADRYQQLSDDLKQFDLFKDFIVADYHIFKSLIFSKITLGEDEYRLYRTLFDIIYKEMPKPDLYVYLYQNTERLLQNIKKRGRSYEQNIEASYLEKINTGYLDYIKSQTDLNVLVIDVSDRDFVKKHEDYLFILNEIQKKIG; translated from the coding sequence ATGAAGTCACAGCATCAAGTCGTTTTATCAATAGGAAGTAATCAAGGAAACAGATTAGCAAATATCGAAAGTTGTATTGCTCTAATACATCAAGAAGTCGGCACTGTTATTAGGGTTTCAAAACTATACGAAACTCCAGCTTGGGGATTTGAAAGTGATGCTTTTTATAATTGTGCACTGCTTTTGCATACTACTTCGTCGGCACAAAAAATACTGAATCAGGTTTTAAAAGTTGAAAAACAATTAGGCAGAATTCGATCCAATCAAGAAGGATATCAGTCCCGAGTAATTGATGTCGATATAATTGCATTTGACGCCGAAATTATTGAAACCGAAAAATTGCAGATTCCGCATCCATTAATGCAAAACAGGAATTTTGTTTTGTTGCCGTTTAACGATTTGAAATTAGATTGGAAACATCCAGTTTTGCAGAAAACGATTCAGGATTTGATTGCAGTTTCTCCAGATGAGAGTGTTTGTACTGCAGTTCAGAACTTGAAAAGCCCCTTGCAGGAAATTGCTTTGGAAAAGTTCAATTATATTGCTTTTGAAGGAAATATTGGAGCAGGAAAAACCACCTTAGTACATAAAATTGCCGAAGATTTTAATGCAAAAACTGTTTTGGAAGGTTTTGCAGATAATCCTTTTTTGCCAAAATTTTATAAAGATCAAAACCGTTATGCGTTTCCGTTAGAAATGTCTTTTTTGGCCGATCGTTATCAGCAATTGTCAGACGATTTAAAACAGTTTGATTTGTTTAAAGATTTTATCGTAGCCGATTATCATATTTTCAAATCTCTGATTTTTTCTAAAATAACGCTTGGAGAAGATGAATATCGACTGTACAGAACTTTGTTTGACATTATTTACAAAGAAATGCCAAAGCCAGATTTGTATGTTTATTTATATCAGAATACAGAAAGATTGTTGCAAAACATCAAGAAACGCGGTCGAAGTTACGAACAGAATATTGAAGCAAGTTATTTAGAAAAAATAAACACGGGTTATTTGGATTACATTAAATCACAAACCGATTTGAATGTTTTGGTAATCGATGTTTCAGATCGTGATTTTGTGAAAAAACACGAAGACTATCTTTTTATTCTAAATGAGATTCAAAAGAAAATAGGTTAA
- a CDS encoding T9SS type B sorting domain-containing protein, with product MKTKFFCNCTLALILLFCNILFAFSTRHLPERIPQKETSKKTTVMASAITATGDQVYCPHSSIKIVTNVSINATEEINAIYIQISSGYSIDEDLLTLVGTHPNLTSNWNSDSGTLTISNASGKTASLSEFITAIKAVEFKNSSIDPKGIRNFSISLGQANYLPSSKHYYQFVSSPGISWGEAKRAAAASNYFGLKGYLVTITTLDEAIFVGEQLSGTGWIGGSDTRKEPYWLWETGPEEGTQFWYGRESGSTTTFAYWNDFKEPNNGGELALIGVEDYAYITPPGHGQKGRWNDSSLYGSSDPTNVNYPRGYIVEYGGMPGDVYPQITASTSLTMLSITETKAPDICGSGTSVLKAESIVGTINWYTDETGSSLIATGPDFTTPVLNSNQTFYVAASYNGCFSKRIPVDVRVNKVPVVTSVSSPDPECGSGIFFLEAVVSEGDANWYDSETGGTILGKGSLFITPSISSNTIYYVEANNNDCRSITRTPVKIEIFPLPAVQNEEVVLCVPNSVTLDAGISNMNYLWSTGEITQKIKVSQLGTYFVDVTASTQGNCSNRKTIKVIELPAPEIQKVEIDNRIVTIVLNNPESYFEYSIDGENFQNSNVFHDAPGGLQTAYAREKSCYKTASKSFIVLLVPAFFTPNNDSYNDVWEIIGIENYPEAEVTIFDRYGKFITQLNVSKKYWDGTLNKTPLPASDYWYALKIDNTQPILRGHFSLKR from the coding sequence ATGAAAACTAAATTCTTTTGCAATTGTACTTTGGCACTTATATTACTTTTTTGTAATATACTATTTGCTTTCAGCACAAGACATTTGCCTGAAAGAATACCTCAAAAAGAAACTTCAAAAAAAACAACGGTAATGGCATCAGCAATTACTGCAACTGGAGATCAAGTGTATTGTCCGCATAGCTCAATAAAAATTGTAACGAATGTTTCCATCAATGCAACAGAAGAGATTAATGCAATCTATATTCAAATTTCTTCTGGGTATTCGATAGATGAAGATTTATTAACTTTAGTCGGCACTCATCCTAATTTGACCTCAAACTGGAATTCTGATTCTGGCACTCTTACTATTTCAAATGCTTCCGGAAAAACAGCTTCACTCTCTGAGTTTATTACAGCAATTAAAGCTGTTGAATTCAAAAATAGCTCAATCGATCCGAAAGGAATTAGAAATTTTTCGATAAGCTTAGGCCAAGCCAATTATTTGCCTTCATCAAAACATTATTATCAATTTGTTTCTAGTCCGGGAATTTCTTGGGGAGAAGCAAAAAGAGCTGCCGCGGCAAGCAATTATTTTGGATTAAAAGGTTATTTGGTAACCATTACAACTTTAGATGAAGCAATATTTGTTGGCGAACAACTTTCGGGAACAGGATGGATTGGCGGAAGCGATACTCGAAAAGAACCCTATTGGCTATGGGAAACCGGCCCAGAGGAAGGAACTCAATTTTGGTACGGTCGAGAAAGCGGTTCTACCACAACATTTGCTTACTGGAATGATTTTAAAGAACCAAATAATGGCGGTGAACTAGCTTTGATTGGCGTCGAAGATTATGCCTATATCACGCCACCCGGACACGGCCAAAAAGGAAGATGGAACGATTCTTCGCTTTACGGAAGTTCTGACCCAACAAATGTAAATTATCCGAGAGGCTATATTGTTGAATATGGAGGAATGCCAGGCGATGTTTATCCACAAATAACTGCAAGTACATCACTGACCATGCTTTCAATTACCGAAACTAAAGCTCCTGATATTTGTGGATCAGGAACATCTGTACTAAAAGCCGAAAGTATAGTTGGAACAATCAATTGGTACACTGATGAAACTGGATCAAGTTTAATTGCCACTGGACCTGATTTCACAACTCCAGTTTTAAATTCAAATCAAACATTTTATGTTGCTGCGTCATATAACGGTTGCTTTTCTAAAAGAATTCCGGTTGATGTTAGGGTAAATAAGGTTCCAGTAGTAACTTCTGTTTCAAGCCCCGACCCTGAATGCGGTTCTGGAATATTTTTTTTAGAAGCTGTCGTTTCTGAAGGTGATGCAAACTGGTACGATTCTGAAACTGGAGGAACAATTTTAGGAAAGGGCTCTTTATTTATTACCCCTTCCATTTCTTCAAATACCATTTATTATGTTGAAGCCAATAATAATGATTGTCGTTCTATAACAAGAACGCCTGTTAAAATAGAAATATTTCCGCTTCCTGCTGTTCAAAATGAGGAAGTCGTTTTGTGCGTTCCAAATTCAGTTACACTTGATGCTGGAATTAGCAATATGAACTATTTGTGGTCAACCGGAGAGATCACTCAAAAAATAAAAGTTTCACAATTAGGAACTTATTTCGTTGATGTCACTGCCTCTACACAAGGAAATTGCAGTAATAGAAAAACAATCAAAGTAATTGAACTTCCTGCACCTGAAATTCAAAAAGTAGAAATTGATAATAGAATTGTAACGATTGTTCTCAATAATCCCGAAAGCTATTTTGAATATTCTATTGACGGAGAAAATTTTCAGAATTCTAATGTTTTTCATGATGCGCCTGGCGGATTGCAAACGGCGTATGCTAGGGAAAAAAGTTGTTACAAAACGGCTTCAAAAAGTTTTATTGTTCTGCTAGTTCCCGCATTTTTTACGCCAAACAATGATTCATACAATGATGTTTGGGAAATAATAGGAATTGAGAATTATCCCGAAGCCGAAGTGACTATTTTTGATCGGTATGGCAAATTCATAACACAGCTGAACGTTTCAAAAAAATACTGGGACGGCACCCTAAATAAAACACCATTACCAGCATCTGACTATTGGTACGCTTTAAAAATTGATAATACACAACCTATTTTGAGAGGTCATTTTTCTTTAAAACGATAA
- a CDS encoding alpha/beta hydrolase has translation MKKILLFLSALFFTVVNAQNTEQRTFKETNVTLKINIDQLYGTLTVPDVTKKCPVALIIAGSGPTDRNGNNPMMKNNSLKMLAEALAKNGIASLRYDKRGISESKAAAPTESALVFENYTEDAKSWINFLKQDKRFSQLTVIGHSEGSLIGMIAGAKANKFISIAGAGESADQLLKEQISSKSNKQIEDMTFPIIDSLKAGNKVNKVDPLLNSLFRPSIQPYLISWFKYDPQTEIKKLIVPILILQGSSDLQVSITDAEKLSKANKNSELVIVEKMNHVLKIIDGDNKANFDSYNNETLPISEVLVNKIVSFIKKQTQH, from the coding sequence ATGAAAAAGATCCTTTTGTTTTTGAGCGCTTTATTCTTTACTGTAGTAAATGCTCAAAACACAGAACAACGCACTTTTAAGGAAACTAATGTTACTTTAAAAATCAATATCGATCAGCTTTATGGTACACTGACGGTTCCTGATGTAACAAAAAAATGCCCCGTTGCTTTGATCATTGCAGGTTCTGGCCCAACGGACCGAAACGGAAATAATCCGATGATGAAAAACAATTCCTTGAAAATGCTAGCTGAAGCTTTGGCAAAAAACGGAATTGCATCATTAAGATACGACAAAAGAGGAATTAGCGAAAGCAAAGCAGCCGCACCAACTGAATCAGCTTTGGTTTTTGAAAATTATACCGAAGATGCAAAAAGCTGGATCAACTTTTTGAAACAAGACAAACGTTTTTCGCAGTTAACGGTTATTGGACATAGCGAAGGTTCATTAATTGGGATGATTGCTGGAGCAAAAGCAAACAAATTTATTTCGATTGCAGGCGCAGGCGAATCGGCAGACCAATTATTAAAAGAGCAGATTTCTTCTAAATCAAATAAACAAATCGAGGACATGACTTTCCCGATTATTGACAGTTTAAAAGCCGGAAACAAAGTAAACAAAGTTGACCCACTTTTAAATTCGTTATTCAGGCCAAGCATTCAGCCTTATTTGATTTCTTGGTTTAAATATGATCCTCAAACAGAAATTAAAAAACTCATTGTTCCTATTTTAATTCTTCAAGGAAGCAGTGATTTGCAAGTAAGCATTACTGATGCCGAAAAATTATCAAAAGCCAATAAAAATTCTGAATTGGTCATTGTCGAAAAAATGAATCACGTTCTGAAAATAATTGACGGTGACAATAAAGCAAATTTTGACAGCTATAACAATGAAACCTTGCCAATTTCAGAAGTATTGGTCAACAAAATTGTTTCCTTTATAAAAAAACAGACACAACACTAA
- a CDS encoding AsmA-like C-terminal region-containing protein translates to MLKKILKITAIVIVVFVAALFAIPYFFKDQIKAKISEAINESVDAKVSFADADLSLFRNFPNVAVGIEKLVIINKAPFEGDTLVSLGQLNLKMSIKELFKGKDEPLSIQGITSENGLINIIFNKDGVGNFDIALKDKKEETKDHNSKPLALKIQNYKIENFTFRYIDQGSKIKMVIDSLNHEGTGDFTNSKLDLTTKSTAKVSLDMDKINYMKNVKLTLDAILGIDLEKSKYTFKENKALINQLPLEFDGFIQMAEKAQIYDLKFKTPTSSFTNFLGLIPSAYASSLEGVKTTGDFTVNGFAKGELTDTTVPKFNIEIASSNSSFQYPNLPKSVQNIVIDTKIINETGILNDTYVNLDKLSFRIDQDVFNAKANIKNITVNPIVDAALKGTINLANLSKAYPIKMDKPLAGILKADVTTNFDMASVEKSQYQNIKNAGTMSLSGFKYTDENGKAMNISTALVEFNPSKINLKQFNATTGKSDLAINGVLENFYGFMFKKQELRGNFNMSSNQLAVDDFMTAGEPAKTETKTPAKPTEAMKIPAFLNCTLNAKATTVLYDNLKLKDVSGKLIIKDEKALLENFKTSIFGGTIGLTGSVSTKEKVPTFDMNLGFNQVDIAQTFTQLDMMKKIAPIAGIINGKLNSTIKLNGNLDANELTPDLKSISGDLLGQLLSTTVNAKNSTLLSALSSNVKFIDMNKVNLNDIKAALTFDNGKVNVKPFDIKYQDIKVTVGGTHGFDQTMNYNLKFDVPAKYLGSEANALIAKMSPADAAKLENIPINAMITGNFSSPKISTDMKTAVSSLASQVANQQKEKLTQKGTAALTDLINKNTKAKDTTQAAKTEKEQKTQEVTKKASDLLNGLFKKKN, encoded by the coding sequence ATGTTAAAGAAAATTTTAAAAATAACCGCCATTGTAATTGTGGTTTTTGTGGCCGCATTATTCGCCATTCCTTACTTCTTTAAAGACCAAATCAAAGCAAAAATTTCCGAAGCAATTAACGAAAGCGTTGATGCGAAAGTAAGTTTTGCCGATGCCGATTTAAGTTTGTTTCGAAACTTCCCGAATGTGGCTGTTGGAATTGAAAAATTGGTAATTATCAACAAAGCACCGTTTGAAGGTGACACATTGGTTTCTTTGGGCCAATTAAACTTAAAAATGAGCATCAAAGAACTTTTTAAAGGAAAAGACGAACCTTTAAGCATTCAAGGAATCACATCTGAAAATGGTTTGATCAACATTATTTTTAATAAAGATGGTGTTGGAAACTTCGACATTGCTTTAAAAGATAAAAAAGAAGAAACCAAAGACCACAACAGCAAACCGCTTGCTTTAAAAATTCAGAATTATAAAATCGAGAATTTCACTTTTAGATATATTGATCAAGGTTCTAAAATTAAAATGGTTATCGATAGTTTAAACCACGAAGGAACTGGAGATTTCACGAATTCAAAACTAGATTTAACAACAAAATCTACTGCAAAAGTATCTTTGGATATGGACAAAATCAATTACATGAAAAATGTAAAACTGACTTTGGACGCGATTTTAGGAATCGATCTTGAAAAGAGCAAATATACTTTTAAAGAAAACAAGGCTTTGATCAATCAATTGCCTTTAGAATTTGACGGATTCATTCAAATGGCCGAAAAAGCGCAGATTTATGATTTGAAATTTAAAACGCCAACTTCATCATTTACAAACTTCTTAGGCTTGATTCCATCTGCTTATGCATCAAGTTTAGAAGGCGTGAAAACTACTGGAGATTTTACAGTTAATGGTTTTGCAAAAGGAGAATTGACAGATACAACTGTACCTAAGTTCAATATTGAAATTGCTTCAAGCAACTCTTCATTTCAATATCCAAACTTGCCAAAATCAGTTCAAAATATTGTGATTGACACTAAAATCATAAACGAAACAGGAATTCTAAACGACACCTACGTCAATTTAGACAAACTGTCTTTCAGAATTGATCAAGACGTTTTTAACGCTAAAGCGAATATTAAAAACATTACTGTAAATCCAATTGTTGATGCTGCTTTGAAAGGAACAATCAACTTGGCAAATCTTTCAAAAGCATATCCAATTAAAATGGACAAACCACTTGCAGGTATTCTGAAAGCTGATGTTACGACTAATTTTGACATGGCTTCTGTTGAAAAAAGTCAATATCAAAACATCAAAAATGCTGGAACTATGAGTTTGTCAGGATTTAAATATACTGACGAAAACGGGAAAGCAATGAATATCAGTACGGCTTTAGTTGAGTTTAATCCAAGCAAAATCAACTTAAAACAATTTAATGCGACTACTGGAAAAAGTGATCTTGCGATCAATGGAGTTTTAGAAAACTTCTATGGCTTCATGTTCAAAAAACAGGAATTGAGAGGAAACTTCAATATGAGTTCAAATCAATTAGCTGTTGATGATTTCATGACTGCTGGCGAGCCTGCAAAAACAGAAACAAAAACTCCAGCAAAACCTACTGAAGCAATGAAAATTCCAGCTTTTTTAAATTGTACTTTAAATGCAAAAGCAACAACTGTTTTATACGACAATTTAAAACTGAAAGATGTTTCTGGAAAATTAATCATCAAAGATGAAAAAGCACTTTTGGAAAACTTCAAAACATCAATTTTTGGCGGAACAATTGGTTTGACCGGATCGGTTTCAACAAAAGAAAAAGTGCCAACATTTGATATGAATTTAGGTTTCAATCAAGTTGATATTGCGCAGACTTTTACACAGTTAGATATGATGAAAAAAATTGCACCGATTGCAGGAATCATCAACGGAAAACTGAATTCAACGATCAAATTAAACGGAAATCTTGATGCAAATGAATTAACTCCAGACTTAAAATCTATTTCAGGAGATTTATTAGGACAATTGCTCTCAACAACTGTAAATGCTAAAAATTCAACTTTGCTTAGTGCACTTAGCTCAAATGTTAAATTTATCGACATGAATAAGGTAAATTTAAATGACATTAAAGCGGCTTTGACTTTTGATAACGGAAAAGTAAATGTAAAACCTTTCGACATTAAATATCAAGATATTAAAGTAACAGTTGGCGGAACACACGGTTTTGATCAAACGATGAATTACAATTTGAAATTTGATGTTCCTGCCAAATATTTAGGAAGCGAAGCAAATGCTTTGATCGCAAAAATGTCTCCTGCTGATGCCGCAAAACTGGAAAACATTCCGATCAATGCAATGATTACAGGTAATTTTTCTAGCCCAAAAATCAGCACGGATATGAAGACTGCTGTTAGCAGTTTAGCCTCTCAAGTTGCCAATCAGCAAAAAGAAAAATTAACGCAAAAAGGTACTGCTGCTTTAACGGATTTAATCAATAAAAACACAAAAGCAAAAGATACAACTCAAGCTGCAAAAACTGAAAAAGAACAAAAAACTCAGGAAGTAACTAAAAAAGCAAGCGACTTGCTGAATGGATTATTTAAGAAGAAAAACTAA